The genomic region GATTAGCTGAAGGATTGATTCTGGAGCAGGTAATATTTCTCTCGCAACTGGTGTGATCAGTCCATCCTCCAAGATTGATAGAAGAGCGTAGTTTTGGATGTGCTAGCTCATCCCAGACCCATTCCATTGCTTGATAATTTGCCTTCTCAATAGCAGATATAAATGCATTCTTTGTCTGTGGCAATTTTTCTCCATTTGTCAGCTTCCTGGAACACTTCCTCCAGTATAACTCTGCAAGTGTTGTAATGTTGGTCTTCATATGGTAAACTTGGCATTTGGACTCCTCTAGTGCATGACTTCGTCAGCGACCCTCTCAGCCATTCATGGCTTCTTCATATTGAGGGACAGAGTCTTCAAAGACTGAATCAAATTGGTCTTTCCATCCAATCTTCCAGTAGTATCACATCTTGAAAAGGTTTGGTGGCTTTTAATGATCTGAGTGATAAGAACGCATCTCAGAGATATATGGTGAGTCTGTTACCCAGCTGCAGGCATAAAAACAGAATCTTGTGGAAATCTTGGGTACAGTCTCACAGAGAGCACTAGAACATCTGTCTATGCAAAAATCCAGAGTTCAGTAGCATCTCTCTGTGGCATTGATTGCATTGGCATGCAAGATAATTTTAGTGTCCGCTTCCTCATGAGTACTACGAAGAAACTCCATTGAACAGTGCAAGGCAGCAGCTTCATTACTCCATGCGATGACAGAATTCTTCAGGCAATCCCTTGCATGTTGAAGCATTTTTCCTGCAAGGTATGTGGTTAACTTGTCCTTTGTGCAAGTATGAGACAAGTATGGAGATATTTGTGGAGTCAGTTATTTTGGTTTGGATAAGTACAATGCCATTGAGTCTCTTCTCTCtggtaatatttttaatcaaTTCCATTGCATACATGTAAAACACGAGGTGGAATTAGTCATATATTCAGTATTTTCTCTGTAGCCTCATCATGAAGGGTTCAGCCATATCTCAGCAGGAGTTAATAGTTTCTGGTTTGTCAAGAGTTTGTACCTCATTCATACCATCTATGATTGCTATGCTGAAAGGCCTTCGCAGGCATAAGGTACTGGTCATGTTGCCGGTAGATGCTGGTGTAGGAAGATCATGCAAGATGTGCATTAGTTTGTTTTTTGCCTGGCACATTTGAACTATTCCATTGCATTCAAACATCAGTTGTGGTGCCACAAAGCACTTGTACTTCCCCAAAATCTCACCTAGTTCAACATCACTCTGAGGTCTGGACATAACCAGGAGATGAGCAAACAATGACCTGTCTGGGGCTAGCTCTGTAATAGTTCCTGCCATTTTCACTCTGACGTGTTTGCATTCGAGTACAGTTTTAGTCTGTTCTTCTTGATTGGAGCCCATAGATTGACAGAGCCTTGGATAATTCTGTAGGGTTTGAAGGCTTCATATAAGTCATGACCCAGAGTATCCATTCGACTGACATCTTTAGCTAGCTCATCACTAAAGACTGCTTCTGTCATTATATTAATGAGTTCCAGTCCATCACACGCGAATAGGTTACCAGTATGAGTAAACCCCTTCTTAGCATTTAACGGCACCTAATGAGCCTAGATGGTGCTTGGTTACTTCTGGAGAAGTCATCCTGGATGTGCTTAATGTTTCATTCGAAATTCGATGGAGTTCTGAGGTTGTCAGGAAAAACCTGGAAAGAACACTTAGGTGCTGTTATGCCCCCCAACGAATTTCATTGCTCTGTTTTCAGGTTCTAGGGCTTTATTTGAGCCAACTGTACAGAAGGGAGCTTTTAACAATCCAGTTTCCTTTTTGAAATTCCTCCCATATGTCAGGGTCAGACTTTTCTACACCTCTTATTTCAGTGAGGTACCAGGCTGTCATTGCAGCATAGTTGGTTAAATTGACAGCAAAAATATTACTTCAGAAAGTGTTCTAGTGCTGTGAAGTGCAAATTCCAATTAGCAGTCCTGACTGACCAAATAAAGAACAGCAAAGACTCAACCATCTTAATGTATCACAGCACCATCACTGATTCATCTTCATCGAATTTCATTCTGGATCACCTCAAAGCAATCCCTGCCTTCTAATCTTAATAGTGTGGAATTTTAATCCCATCATAAGTCATCTTATTTGTATGTCTCAGCGTGCTATTGTAAtattttcttaaacatttgaatGAAATCCAAGGCTTTTTTGGTCTTATTAGACTCTAACAGGAAATTTTCATTAATctgtttttgatttaaaaaaacattgtcCAGAACTTGAGAGATCTGAACAAATATGGACACAGAACTTAACTAAGAGCTCGGAAAAATTTAGCCAGCAAACAAAGTTAATTATTGTAAAATGGAACACTGAGTGCAGTCGTTAACGACTTATCTTAACTAGGAAAAAAGGTGTTTTAGAATGTGTTAGCTGGCACTCATTTTCATTCTAAAACTAACGTGGACAAGACAAGTTGTACTTAAGCATGTGTAAAACATCAGCTATTACTATAGATTTAGCACGCTAGCCAACATGTTctaaaaaacacctttttatctTAGTCAAGACAGTTTACAACAGCATCCTTAGGCAAGTGAACTCACAAAAAACTTCAATGACAAAGCAAATTTGCACATATTTTGTTACTTTATAGTACTCCTGCATCTTTTCTTCAGTTTAACCTTTCCCTTGTTTTCTCTATTGCAGACAGTTGCAAGAGCAGCAACGGCAGAAGGAGCTTGAACGGGAGAGACTGGATCGTGAGAGAATGGAACGGGagaggctggagagagagagactagaaaGGGAAAGACTTGAGAGAGAGCGACTAGAACAGGAGCAGTTGGAGAGAGAGCGGCAAGAAAGGGAACGGCAGGAACGCCTTGAAAGGGAGAGACAGGAAAGAGAGAGGCAAGATCGAGAGAGACTTGAACGGGAAAGACAAGAAAGAGAACGGCAGGAACAATTAGAAAGGGAACAActggagtgggagagagagagaagaatttcAAATGCTGGTAAGAATTTCAAAACTGAACGTATTCAAGTACTTGCTTGATTGTTTGTGTTTAGTCAATGGAGTGGGACAGGGCAGAGTTGACAGTAAGTATTTATGTGAAGGCAAAACCCGTTTCTCAATCACATATCTTGATTTTTCTGGGATtaacttcttttttttaactattaTAATTCTGGATGCCTGACCTCAGGAGAACATCCTTTTCTCTAGAATTGTCATAATTTCCAATAACTGAAATAAAACGTGTAAATGGTGCTTATTGTTTACTGtattttctaattgcacaaaaggTTTTTGAATTTGTTGGCACCCGAAGACATGACCATTTGAAGATTCCTTAATACTTTCTAGTCTCCTTTGATCAATTAAGCAAGACCATATACATTCTTATGTATTCTGATAATGACACCATTGGCTTAAGAGAATCTGTACACTCCAGAGGTGTGCACATGCGTAAGCCAGCTTGGTAACATTGCAAGGCAGATATCCCACCAAGAGTCTTATTTCTTATTTATCGATTGATATGGTTTATATTAAGATATCAGTTTTTGATGTACCAGTAGATATAACCTGTAGTAAACTATCTGCAGCAAGCTAGGATCCAAAGATAAACGAGGAGCTAACTTCGTTTTCTGAATTTTGTAATGTAATGATACATGTAGTTAAGCATTTCTTAATTACTTAACTTAATGCATGTGAGAAATCAACTGCTGGTGAAACTAAACCATCTAATGTAAAACAAATTGCTTGAGAAGAAAGTATTGATTTATTTGTGTTACACTTTGAATATTTTTAATCTTGTATGGAGTGATCTCCCTAttctggggaggggaagaatCAAGTTAACTTACTGCCTATATGTTAGTTTTATTGGTGAAATTAGAATGAATGTTAAGATCACTACACTTGAGTTGCAAACAATCAAAGATGAAGATAATATGGAAGGACCAATTAATGAATCACGTTGCCTAATCTATCTCACTAATGGAATTTGAGAACTTATGCCATATTTCTTTAGATTTCCAGAATGTGCTTGTAAATTCAAATGTTGGCACAAAAATAGTTGGTGAAATTAAAAAGTAGATTTTTATAGTATATAAAACTTTCCTAGCAGTATTTTCACTTGTGCCTAATCCTCTGGTACTAACTATTGTCTACATttatacattttgtttgaatgctgATTTTGTTGCTTCATTAGctccctttttctctctccttttttatcctgcctttgctgctgctttcCATCTTCTGTCCAGCTTCATCTTTCGACAACTCCCTGTATAGCACACCACTTCCTGAATACTCCAGTTGCcagcctccttcagcacctcctccATCATATGCAAAAGCAATATCAGCACCAGGGTCAGATTCCACTCCGGATTACGCTATAGTGACTACTGCACCACCGACTTCCACTCCCCCTACACCGCCACTAAGGCATTCCGCATCACGTTTTGCTACATCTTTAGGCTCCGCCTTCCACCCTGTTCTTCCCCATTATGCTACAGTTCCTCGTCCTCTGAACAAAAATTCTCGACCACCTTCTCCTGTGAATGCCCCAACTTCTTTACCTCCAAATACAAAGTCCATTGTCTGGTCTGCTCCCAGTTTTGCACCActtcccccatctcctccagTAATGATCAGCAGCCCACCAGGCAAAGCTACTGGTCCAAGACCTGTCCTGCCAATTTCTGCTTCTAGTTCTGTGTCCCAAATGCCCCAGTCTCCTACTCCTCCCAATGGGCTTCCTGAGTCTGTAACTTACCCAGTTCCTTCACCTTCTACCTCAGGTCAAACGCCGCCACCACTGCCTTCCTTTCCACCTATCTCACTCTCTGGACCTCAAACTTCGCCTTCTCCTAGCTCCCCTAATGCCTCAACTCCCTCATCCAAGCCTAGtgttctcccttctccctctgcagCTACCCCTGCCTCTGTTGAGAACCCTCTAAACTCTGTGCTGGGAGACTCCTCTGCTTCTGAGCCAGTCTTGCAGGCAGCCTCTCAGCTGATTGAACCTCCGACTCAGCAGGGTAAGGCTTTCTGTTATTGCTACTAATTAACTAATCAGGAATGCACCCAAACCAGTTTGCATCAAAACCCATAATTGtcttaaattaataaaataattttgaaaattgCAGTGATCTTAATACTGCAACAAAATACAGTTTTTGAAGGGATCATAGGGGATATTATAAAGCTCTGAAGAGAAGAGTTGGGATAATATGCTCTGTGAAAGATATAAAATACATATCTAGAATCATTGGATCTTTTTCAAAACCATTTGAGTCGTGATTATTTGATGAATTCTGCATCATTAGTTTATTTAGAATTCCCTAAAACtaggtagtagtagtagtaaattCCTAATTTCACTGTGAACCAAGGGAGCATATGATGGAGCTTTGAATGTGTGAGTTGGTCTTGGTGAAAAGTAATCTGAACCATTTACTGATACTTATGAGGTAGTTCAAGTATTAGCTGTGTATATGTAATTATCTGGATTGTGTGAATTTGTGAATACACACACTCATGTGCTAGACCAGATCTAcacatagagcaggggtgggcaaactttttggcccgagggccacatcttggtatggaaattgtgtggcaggccatgaatgctcacgaaattgagggttgggttgtgggagggagtgagggctccagctgggggtacgggctctggggttgggccagaaatgaggagttcagggtgcgatagggggctctgggttgggccggggggtaggggtgtgtggaggggtgcagtctctgaggtggggctggggatgaggagtttgaggtgcaggagggtgctccgggctgggaccgtggggttcagagggtgggaggggatcagggctggggcagggggtaggccgcaggaaggggtcaggggtgcaggctctggatggtgcttacctcaaacagctcccagaagcagcagcatgaccCTTCTCtgactcctatgcagaggcatggccaggcggctctgcccGCTGCTCCAtccacaggcgccacccctgcagctcccattggccatggttcccagccaatgggagctgcggaggcagtgtttgggggcaggggcagcatgtgaaGCCCCCCGGCTGCCCATATATATAGGAGCCGGatgagggacatgctgctgcttccaggagctgcgcagaATCACGGCACacgcagagcggggcaagcccccgaccctgctctgaagggccggatgtggcccccaggccatagtttgcctgcccctgacaTAGTCACACCAGTTTAGCTACAATTAGTTCTAAATTCTAGTTACAGTGATGCAAAAGCCTATGCATGCTCTTAATTTGATATAAACCTTGTTTAAAATAATTCAAGTCAACAATCAATAGGTTTTAAGTTGACATAAACAAGGATTAAAAAGATTTGAGTATCCATGCATATGTCTGCACCAGTTAAACTAAATACTAATTTAAGCTATAGCGGTGCAACTTTTACGTGAAGTCAAGCTCTTAAATTTATTAAGTTGGATGATGATCTTCCACTCCAATAATTTATTAAGGCGTTTTATAAtcagaaaaagtttttaaaaaaaagttacagttTCATATATAGTTGCTTGTTTGTGCTCATGGAATAAACTCTTTTTGCGTTTGTAGTAATACTTAAACAATGCTCTTCTTCAAAACATACTGCATATCATTCTGAATTTAGAGAATTAAAGGAGTCGtatgaaatgtattttttttcacaaaattaaaaacagttgCTCTCCCTATAAACATTATTTTACAAGAATAACAATTCTCTAACTCACTAAtgtattttgtatttaataattagAGTTGAGTTCTGAAATATTTACAGATAAGATGTATCTATGTAAGTCTAGAAATCAAGTTTTTGAACTTTCAGTTTAACAATAACTTTTAAAAGGTTTGTTTAAATGTTTGGGTGGAGTGGGAGCACCTGTTTGCAAAGTAACATTCCATTTTAGGTTTGCATTTGAGCCAAGACCCATTCTGAGTTATCAGGTGGAGTGTTTTTCTCTTATAATTTTTAGTGCTTGTGTTGTTCCTTAtcggttttcttttaaaattctgcCCACTTTTCTGTTTATGTAGCCGTTCTTTTGTTATAGTGAAAAGACTGACTGGTGTCATTGTGTTGCATGTCTAAGGATTCTCTTGGCTAACCTCTTCTCTTCTACAGCATTATGTACAATATAATGCtcattaatgtattttaaaaaacttgttttccCCCAAGGTGGATTATTTTTCCTGTGTTTTTAACAAGACACAATATTTTTCTAGTTAATTTAGGAAGACTGTTTTTTTGTCTTAGTATGTACTAAGAAGAAAAGCCCTTATTTCAATGGAACTAAAATCCAGCTAGTCTTAATTCTTAATGTTGTTTTTCGTTTCAAATAGGTGTCATCCAAGGACCAcctgcacctccacccccacctccactaccacctggcccagcccagtcttcagcagcaatcccacctcccccaggtcctccaccaccacctccacttCCACCCTCAGGGCCACCGCCACCGCCGCCTCTTCCTAGCCAAGTTCTTCCTCCtgttcctcctccacctcctgcccctcctctccctaCCTCTGGATTTTCTATGGGATCTATGTCTGAAGACAGTCGCCCTTTAACTGGACTAGCAGCTGCACTCGCTGGAGCCAAACTTAGGAAAGTGTCACGGGTAAATGTAAATCTGGATTTGTCTGTGACTTACACTTCTAAATTCTATGAGGGTAACTTTGGAATAATTTCTACTAACACATTAATAACTTGAGTAGCAGGAATAGGTCTACCCAAAGAGCAATTTGACTAATTAAAGCAGAGTTCTTAGATGTATTCATTGAATCTGTATTTTATGCTCAGGTGATTTTTGTAGTATGTTACATTAGTGTTTTTCTGCATGAAtgtaaaatcatgatttttaataaatagtTCTCAAATATACTATTATTTTTGTGTACTATCATAAAGAGTGAAGAGTCCTCTAGTTCAAGTGGAGGAGCTTTATCTAAAACAGACAGTGTTCGTGGAAATggaccacttcccttgggaggcaGTGGATTAATGGAAGAAATGAGCGCTCTGCTGGCCAGGAGGTAAACAAATAATTGTATTCTTATACAGCTGTAGATAGTATGATAGTTTCACAGTAATCTTAAAGGGATACTGTGAACTTAAAAATCATACCTCTGTC from Mauremys mutica isolate MM-2020 ecotype Southern chromosome 3, ASM2049712v1, whole genome shotgun sequence harbors:
- the ENAH gene encoding protein enabled homolog isoform X4; translated protein: MSEQSICQARAAVMVYDDTNKKWVPAGGSTGFSRVHIYHHTGNNTFRVVGRKIQDHQVVINCAIPKGLKYNQATQTFHQWRDARQVYGLNFGSKEDANVFASAMMHALEVLNSQETGPTLPRQNSQLPPQVQNGPSHEELEIQRRQLQEQQRQKELERERLDRERMERERLERERLERERLERERLEQEQLERERQERERQERLERERQERERQDRERLERERQERERQEQLEREQLEWERERRISNAASSFDNSLYSTPLPEYSSCQPPSAPPPSYAKAISAPGSDSTPDYAIVTTAPPTSTPPTPPLRHSASRFATSLGSAFHPVLPHYATVPRPLNKNSRPPSPVNAPTSLPPNTKSIVWSAPSFAPLPPSPPVMISSPPGKATGPRPVLPISASSSVSQMPQSPTPPNGLPESVTYPVPSPSTSGQTPPPLPSFPPISLSGPQTSPSPSSPNASTPSSKPSVLPSPSAATPASVENPLNSVLGDSSASEPVLQAASQLIEPPTQQGVIQGPPAPPPPPPLPPGPAQSSAAIPPPPGPPPPPPLPPSGPPPPPPLPSQVLPPVPPPPPAPPLPTSGFSMGSMSEDSRPLTGLAAALAGAKLRKVSRSEESSSSSGGALSKTDSVRGNGPLPLGGSGLMEEMSALLARRRRIAEKGSTEPEQKEDKTEESEPSTSKPSSTSTPELTRKPWERTNTVNGSKSPVISRPKSTPSGQTSANGVQSEGLDYDRLKQDILDEMRKELTKLKEELIDAIRQELSKSNTA
- the ENAH gene encoding protein enabled homolog isoform X1, giving the protein MSEQSICQARAAVMVYDDTNKKWVPAGGSTGFSRVHIYHHTGNNTFRVVGRKIQDHQVVINCAIPKGLKYNQATQTFHQWRDARQVYGLNFGSKEDANVFASAMMHALEVLNSQETGPTLPRQNSQLPPQVQNGPSHEELEIQRRQLQEQQRQKELERERLDRERMERERLERERLERERLERERLEQEQLERERQERERQERLERERQERERQDRERLERERQERERQEQLEREQLEWERERRISNAASSFDNSLYSTPLPEYSSCQPPSAPPPSYAKAISAPGSDSTPDYAIVTTAPPTSTPPTPPLRHSASRFATSLGSAFHPVLPHYATVPRPLNKNSRPPSPVNAPTSLPPNTKSIVWSAPSFAPLPPSPPVMISSPPGKATGPRPVLPISASSSVSQMPQSPTPPNGLPESVTYPVPSPSTSGQTPPPLPSFPPISLSGPQTSPSPSSPNASTPSSKPSVLPSPSAATPASVENPLNSVLGDSSASEPVLQAASQLIEPPTQQGVIQGPPAPPPPPPLPPGPAQSSAAIPPPPGPPPPPPLPPSGPPPPPPLPSQVLPPVPPPPPAPPLPTSGFSMGSMSEDSRPLTGLAAALAGAKLRKVSRSEESSSSSGGALSKTDSVRGNGPLPLGGSGLMEEMSALLARRRRIAEKGSTEPEQKEDKTEESEPSTSKPSSTSTPELTRKPWERTNTVNGSKSPVISRITQQGDSTGRRESPWKNLIVSENRSYDSLNRPKSTPSGQTSANGVQSEGLDYDRLKQDILDEMRKELTKLKEELIDAIRQELSKSNTA
- the ENAH gene encoding protein enabled homolog isoform X6, which gives rise to MSEQSICQARAAVMVYDDTNKKWVPAGGSTGFSRVHIYHHTGNNTFRVVGRKIQDHQVVINCAIPKGLKYNQATQTFHQWRDARQVYGLNFGSKEDANVFASAMMHALEVLNSQETGPTLPRQNSQLPPQVQNGPSHEELEIQRRQLQEQQRQKELERERLDRERMERERLERERLERERLERERLEQEQLERERQERERQERLERERQERERQDRERLERERQERERQEQLEREQLEWERERRISNAATPASVENPLNSVLGDSSASEPVLQAASQLIEPPTQQGVIQGPPAPPPPPPLPPGPAQSSAAIPPPPGPPPPPPLPPSGPPPPPPLPSQVLPPVPPPPPAPPLPTSGFSMGSMSEDSRPLTGLAAALAGAKLRKVSRSEESSSSSGGALSKTDSVRGNGPLPLGGSGLMEEMSALLARRRRIAEKGSTEPEQKEDKTEESEPSTSKPSSTSTPELTRKPWERTNTVNGSKSPVISRPKSTPSGQTSANGVQSEGLDYDRLKQDILDEMRKELTKLKEELIDAIRQELSKSNTA
- the ENAH gene encoding protein enabled homolog isoform X5, producing the protein MSEQSICQARAAVMVYDDTNKKWVPAGGSTGFSRVHIYHHTGNNTFRVVGRKIQDHQVVINCAIPKGLKYNQATQTFHQWRDARQVYGLNFGSKEDANVFASAMMHALEVLNSQETGPTLPRQNSQLPPQVQNGPSHEELEIQRRQLQEQQRQKELERERLDRERMERERLERERLERERLERERLEQEQLERERQERERQERLERERQERERQDRERLERERQERERQEQLEREQLEWERERRISNAATPASVENPLNSVLGDSSASEPVLQAASQLIEPPTQQGVIQGPPAPPPPPPLPPGPAQSSAAIPPPPGPPPPPPLPPSGPPPPPPLPSQVLPPVPPPPPAPPLPTSGFSMGSMSEDSRPLTGLAAALAGAKLRKVSRSEESSSSSGGALSKTDSVRGNGPLPLGGSGLMEEMSALLARRRRIAEKGSTEPEQKEDKTEESEPSTSKPSSTSTPELTRKPWERTNTVNGSKSPVISRRESPWKNLIVSENRSYDSLNRPKSTPSGQTSANGVQSEGLDYDRLKQDILDEMRKELTKLKEELIDAIRQELSKSNTA
- the ENAH gene encoding protein enabled homolog isoform X2, whose translation is MSEQSICQARAAVMVYDDTNKKWVPAGGSTGFSRVHIYHHTGNNTFRVVGRKIQDHQVVINCAIPKGLKYNQATQTFHQWRDARQVYGLNFGSKEDANVFASAMMHALEVLNSQETGPTLPRQNSQLPPQVQNGPSHEELEIQRRQLQEQQRQKELERERLDRERMERERLERERLERERLERERLEQEQLERERQERERQERLERERQERERQDRERLERERQERERQEQLEREQLEWERERRISNAASSFDNSLYSTPLPEYSSCQPPSAPPPSYAKAISAPGSDSTPDYAIVTTAPPTSTPPTPPLRHSASRFATSLGSAFHPVLPHYATVPRPLNKNSRPPSPVNAPTSLPPNTKSIVWSAPSFAPLPPSPPVMISSPPGKATGPRPVLPISASSSVSQMPQSPTPPNGLPESVTYPVPSPSTSGQTPPPLPSFPPISLSGPQTSPSPSSPNASTPSSKPSVLPSPSAATPASVENPLNSVLGDSSASEPVLQAASQLIEPPTQQGVIQGPPAPPPPPPLPPGPAQSSAAIPPPPGPPPPPPLPPSGPPPPPPLPSQVLPPVPPPPPAPPLPTSGFSMGSMSEDSRPLTGLAAALAGAKLRKVSRSEESSSSSGGALSKTDSVRGNGPLPLGGSGLMEEMSALLARRRRIAEKGSTEPEQKEDKTEESEPSTSKPSSTSTPELTRKPWERTNTVNGSKSPVISRRESPWKNLIVSENRSYDSLNRPKSTPSGQTSANGVQSEGLDYDRLKQDILDEMRKELTKLKEELIDAIRQELSKSNTA
- the ENAH gene encoding protein enabled homolog isoform X3, which codes for MSEQSICQARAAVMVYDDTNKKWVPAGGSTGFSRVHIYHHTGNNTFRVVGRKIQDHQVVINCAIPKGLKYNQATQTFHQWRDARQVYGLNFGSKEDANVFASAMMHALEVLNSQETGPTLPRQNSQLPPQVQNGPSHEELEIQRRQLQEQQRQKELERERLDRERMERERLERERLERERLERERLEQEQLERERQERERQERLERERQERERQDRERLERERQERERQEQLEREQLEWERERRISNAASSFDNSLYSTPLPEYSSCQPPSAPPPSYAKAISAPGSDSTPDYAIVTTAPPTSTPPTPPLRHSASRFATSLGSAFHPVLPHYATVPRPLNKNSRPPSPVNAPTSLPPNTKSIVWSAPSFAPLPPSPPVMISSPPGKATGPRPVLPISASSSVSQMPQSPTPPNGLPESVTYPVPSPSTSGQTPPPLPSFPPISLSGPQTSPSPSSPNASTPSSKPSVLPSPSAATPASVENPLNSVLGDSSASEPVLQAASQLIEPPTQQGVIQGPPAPPPPPPLPPGPAQSSAAIPPPPGPPPPPPLPPSGPPPPPPLPSQVLPPVPPPPPAPPLPTSGFSMGSMSEDSRPLTGLAAALAGAKLRKVSRSEESSSSSGGALSKTDSVRGNGPLPLGGSGLMEEMSALLARRRRIAEKGSTEPEQKEDKTEESEPSTSKPSSTSTPELTRKPWERTNTVNGSKSPVISRITQQGDSTGRPKSTPSGQTSANGVQSEGLDYDRLKQDILDEMRKELTKLKEELIDAIRQELSKSNTA